A window of Equus caballus isolate H_3958 breed thoroughbred chromosome 10, TB-T2T, whole genome shotgun sequence contains these coding sequences:
- the LOC111775260 gene encoding cytoplasmic tRNA 2-thiolation protein 1 isoform X2 → MVSIFLSHAFRRSLPLLPRSDPAMPAPQCATCHKARAALRRPRSGRALCGACFCAAFEAEVLHTVVAGRLLPSGAVVAVGASGGKDSTVLAHVLQVLAPRLGISLRLVAVDEGIGGYRDAALAAVRRQAARWELPLTVVAYADLFGGWTMDAVARSTAGSGRSRACCTFCGVLRRRALEEGARLVGATHIVTGHNADDMAETVLMNFLRGDAARLARGGGLGSPGEGGALPRCRPLQLASQKEVVLYAHFRRLDYFSEECVYAPEAFRGHARHLLKLLEAARPSAVLDLVHSAERLALAPAARPPAPGACSRCGALASRALCQACALLDGLNRGRPRLAIGKGRRGLDEAGPPRDGEPERAPAPDAVPAF, encoded by the exons GAGAAGCCTACCTCTCCTGCCCCGCTCGGACCCCGCGATGCCAGCTCCGCAGTGCGCCACCTGCCACAAGGCGCGCGCCGCCCTCCGCCGCCCGCGCTCGGGCCGCGCGCTGTGCGGCGCCTGCTTCTGCGCCGCCTTCGAGGCCGAGGTGCTGCACACGGTGGTCGCGGGCCGCCTGCTGCCGTCCGGGGCCGTGGTGGCCGTGGGCGCCTCGGGCGGCAAGGACTCCACGGTGCTGGCGCACGTGCTGCAGGTGCTGGCGCCGCGCCTGGGCATCTCGCTGCGCCTGGTGGCCGTGGACGAGGGCATCGGCGGCTACCGGGACGCGGCGCTGGCGGCCGTGCGGCGCCAGGCGGCGCGCTGGGAGCTCCCGCTCACCGTCGTGGCCTACGCAGACCTCTTCGGGGGCTGGACGATGGACGCCGTAGCCCGTAGCACGGCCGGCTCCGGCCGCAGCCGCGCCTGCTGCACCTTCTGCGGGGTGCTGCGGCGCCGGGCgctggaggagggggcgcgcCTCGTGGGAGCCACGCACATCGTGACGG gccaCAACGCCGACGACATGGCGGAGACCGTGCTCATGAACTTCCTGcggggcgacgcggcgcggctggCCCGGGGCGGGGGCCTGGGCTCGCCGGGCGAGGGGGGCGCCCTGCCGCGCTGCCGCCCGCTGCAGCTGGCCTCGCAGAAGGAGGTGGTGCTGTACGCGCACTTCCGCCGCCTCGACTACTTCTCCGAGGAGTGCGTCTACGCGCCCGAGGCCTTCCGCGGCCACGCGCGCCACCTGCTCAAGCTGCTGGAGGCGGCGCGGCCGTCGGCGGTGCTGGACCTCGTGCACTCGGCCGAGCGCCTGGCGCTGGCCCCGGCCGCGCGGCCCCCGGCCCCCGGCGCCTGCTCCCGCTGCGGGGCGCTGGCCAGCCGCGCGCTCTGCCAGGCCTGCGCGCTCCTGGACGGCCTCAACCGCGGCCGGCCGCGCCTGGCCATCGGCAAGGGCCGCCGGGGGCTGGACGAGGCGGGGCCGCCGCGGGACGGGGAGCCGGAGCGGGCCCCTGCCCCGGACGCCGTGCCTGCCTTCTAG
- the LOC111775260 gene encoding cytoplasmic tRNA 2-thiolation protein 1 isoform X3 — MPAPQCATCHKARAALRRPRSGRALCGACFCAAFEAEVLHTVVAGRLLPSGAVVAVGASGGKDSTVLAHVLQVLAPRLGISLRLVAVDEGIGGYRDAALAAVRRQAARWELPLTVVAYADLFGGWTMDAVARSTAGSGRSRACCTFCGVLRRRALEEGARLVGATHIVTGHNADDMAETVLMNFLRGDAARLARGGGLGSPGEGGALPRCRPLQLASQKEVVLYAHFRRLDYFSEECVYAPEAFRGHARHLLKLLEAARPSAVLDLVHSAERLALAPAARPPAPGACSRCGALASRALCQACALLDGLNRGRPRLAIGKGRRGLDEAGPPRDGEPERAPAPDAVPAF, encoded by the exons ATGCCAGCTCCGCAGTGCGCCACCTGCCACAAGGCGCGCGCCGCCCTCCGCCGCCCGCGCTCGGGCCGCGCGCTGTGCGGCGCCTGCTTCTGCGCCGCCTTCGAGGCCGAGGTGCTGCACACGGTGGTCGCGGGCCGCCTGCTGCCGTCCGGGGCCGTGGTGGCCGTGGGCGCCTCGGGCGGCAAGGACTCCACGGTGCTGGCGCACGTGCTGCAGGTGCTGGCGCCGCGCCTGGGCATCTCGCTGCGCCTGGTGGCCGTGGACGAGGGCATCGGCGGCTACCGGGACGCGGCGCTGGCGGCCGTGCGGCGCCAGGCGGCGCGCTGGGAGCTCCCGCTCACCGTCGTGGCCTACGCAGACCTCTTCGGGGGCTGGACGATGGACGCCGTAGCCCGTAGCACGGCCGGCTCCGGCCGCAGCCGCGCCTGCTGCACCTTCTGCGGGGTGCTGCGGCGCCGGGCgctggaggagggggcgcgcCTCGTGGGAGCCACGCACATCGTGACGG gccaCAACGCCGACGACATGGCGGAGACCGTGCTCATGAACTTCCTGcggggcgacgcggcgcggctggCCCGGGGCGGGGGCCTGGGCTCGCCGGGCGAGGGGGGCGCCCTGCCGCGCTGCCGCCCGCTGCAGCTGGCCTCGCAGAAGGAGGTGGTGCTGTACGCGCACTTCCGCCGCCTCGACTACTTCTCCGAGGAGTGCGTCTACGCGCCCGAGGCCTTCCGCGGCCACGCGCGCCACCTGCTCAAGCTGCTGGAGGCGGCGCGGCCGTCGGCGGTGCTGGACCTCGTGCACTCGGCCGAGCGCCTGGCGCTGGCCCCGGCCGCGCGGCCCCCGGCCCCCGGCGCCTGCTCCCGCTGCGGGGCGCTGGCCAGCCGCGCGCTCTGCCAGGCCTGCGCGCTCCTGGACGGCCTCAACCGCGGCCGGCCGCGCCTGGCCATCGGCAAGGGCCGCCGGGGGCTGGACGAGGCGGGGCCGCCGCGGGACGGGGAGCCGGAGCGGGCCCCTGCCCCGGACGCCGTGCCTGCCTTCTAG